Proteins from one Meriones unguiculatus strain TT.TT164.6M chromosome 10, Bangor_MerUng_6.1, whole genome shotgun sequence genomic window:
- the Gfod2 gene encoding glucose-fructose oxidoreductase domain-containing protein 2 isoform X2 yields the protein MVTASRYYPQLMSLVGNVLRFLPAFVRMKQLIAEHYVGAVMICDARIYSGSLLSPSYGWICDELMGGGGLHTMGTYIVDLLTHLTGRKAEKVHGLLKTFVRQNATIRGIRHVTSDDFCFFQMLMGGGVCSTVTLNFNMPGAFVHEVMVVGSAGRLVARGADLYGQKNSAAQEELLLRDSLAVGAGLPEQGPQDVPLLYLKGMVYMVQALRQSFQGQGDRRTWDRTPVSMAASFEDGLYMQSVVDAIKRSSRSGEWETVEMLTEEPDANQNLCEALQRNNL from the coding sequence ATGGTGACGGCATCTCGCTACTACCCGCAGCTGATGAGCCTGGTGGGGAACGTGCTGcgctttttgcctgcttttgtGCGCATGAAACAACTGATCGCAGAGCACTACGTGGGCGCAGTGATGATCTGCGATGCCCGCATCTACTCCGGGAGTCTTCTCAGCCCCAGCTATGGCTGGATATGTGATGAGCTCATGGGTGGTGGGGGCCTGCACACCATGGGTACCTACATTGTGGACCTGTTGACCCACCTGACTGGCCGGAAAGCTGAGAAGGTGCACGGGCTGCTCAAGACCTTTGTGAGGCAGAACGCCACCATCCGTGGCATCCGGCATGTCACCAGTGACGACTTCTGTTTTTTCCAGATGCTCATGGGTGGGGGGGTGTGCAGTACAGTGACACTCAACTTCAACATGCCGGGTGCCTTCGTGCATGAGGTCATGGTGGTGGGCTCAGCAGGGCGCCTCGTTGCCCGGGGAGCTGACCTCTATGGGCAGAAGAACTCTGCCGCACAGGAGGAGCTGCTGTTGAGAGACTCACTGGCCGTGGGGGCGGGGCTTCCGGAGCAGGGTCCCCAGGATGTCCCACTGCTCTACTTGAAGGGTATGGTCTATATGGTGCAGGCCTTGCGCCAGTCCTTCCAGGGGCAGGGGGATCGCCGTACCTGGGACCGCACCCCTGTCTCAATGGCTGCCTCATTTGAGGACGGACTATATATGCAGAGCGTGGTGGATGCCATCAAGAGATCCAGCCGCTCTGGGGAGTGGGAGACTGTGGAGATGCTGACGGAGGAGCCAGATGCTAACCAGAACCTGTGTGAAGCACTTCAGCGGAACAACCTGTGA
- the Gfod2 gene encoding glucose-fructose oxidoreductase domain-containing protein 2 isoform X1, with protein MKLLPGVGVFGTGSSARVLVPLLRAEGFTVEALWGKTEEEAKQLAEEMNITFYTSRTDDVLLHQDVDLVCINIPPPLTRQISVKALGIGKNVVCEKAATSVDAFRMVTASRYYPQLMSLVGNVLRFLPAFVRMKQLIAEHYVGAVMICDARIYSGSLLSPSYGWICDELMGGGGLHTMGTYIVDLLTHLTGRKAEKVHGLLKTFVRQNATIRGIRHVTSDDFCFFQMLMGGGVCSTVTLNFNMPGAFVHEVMVVGSAGRLVARGADLYGQKNSAAQEELLLRDSLAVGAGLPEQGPQDVPLLYLKGMVYMVQALRQSFQGQGDRRTWDRTPVSMAASFEDGLYMQSVVDAIKRSSRSGEWETVEMLTEEPDANQNLCEALQRNNL; from the exons ATGAAGTTGCTGCCAGGAGTGGGCGTGTTTGGGACTGGCAGCTCAGCCCGGGTCCTAGTCCCACTGCTGAGGGCAGAGGGTTTCACCGTGGAGGCCCTATGGGGAAAGACGGAGGAGGAGGCAAAGCAGCTGGCCGAGGAGATGAACATCACCTTCTACACCAGCCGGACCGATGATGTCTTGCTGCATCAAGATGTAGACCTGGTGTGCATCAACATCCCCCCTCCGCTCACCCGGCAGATATCCGTGAAAGCTCTAG GAATCGGGAAGAATGTGGTATGTGAGAAGGCAGCAACATCAGTGGATGCCTTTCGGATGGTGACGGCATCTCGCTACTACCCGCAGCTGATGAGCCTGGTGGGGAACGTGCTGcgctttttgcctgcttttgtGCGCATGAAACAACTGATCGCAGAGCACTACGTGGGCGCAGTGATGATCTGCGATGCCCGCATCTACTCCGGGAGTCTTCTCAGCCCCAGCTATGGCTGGATATGTGATGAGCTCATGGGTGGTGGGGGCCTGCACACCATGGGTACCTACATTGTGGACCTGTTGACCCACCTGACTGGCCGGAAAGCTGAGAAGGTGCACGGGCTGCTCAAGACCTTTGTGAGGCAGAACGCCACCATCCGTGGCATCCGGCATGTCACCAGTGACGACTTCTGTTTTTTCCAGATGCTCATGGGTGGGGGGGTGTGCAGTACAGTGACACTCAACTTCAACATGCCGGGTGCCTTCGTGCATGAGGTCATGGTGGTGGGCTCAGCAGGGCGCCTCGTTGCCCGGGGAGCTGACCTCTATGGGCAGAAGAACTCTGCCGCACAGGAGGAGCTGCTGTTGAGAGACTCACTGGCCGTGGGGGCGGGGCTTCCGGAGCAGGGTCCCCAGGATGTCCCACTGCTCTACTTGAAGGGTATGGTCTATATGGTGCAGGCCTTGCGCCAGTCCTTCCAGGGGCAGGGGGATCGCCGTACCTGGGACCGCACCCCTGTCTCAATGGCTGCCTCATTTGAGGACGGACTATATATGCAGAGCGTGGTGGATGCCATCAAGAGATCCAGCCGCTCTGGGGAGTGGGAGACTGTGGAGATGCTGACGGAGGAGCCAGATGCTAACCAGAACCTGTGTGAAGCACTTCAGCGGAACAACCTGTGA